From the Lactuca sativa cultivar Salinas chromosome 9, Lsat_Salinas_v11, whole genome shotgun sequence genome, the window TAAATAAATGAGTGAATTTTATGTGACCATTAGGGTACTGGAGTGTTTGTGGATGGGCCAGGTGCTGGCAAGCACATCCAAGCCGGTGCTAAAAAAGTTATCATCACTGCACCCGCAAAAGGTGCCGATATTCCAACATATGTTGTTGGTGTTAACGAACAAGACTATGGCCATGATGTCGCCAACATTGTCAGGTCTGTTTTTATATCGGAAAAAGATAAATTGCCCAACTGTATTACTGACGatctaattttgaaaatttgattgTCTGTCGTTACAGTAACGCTTCTTGCACCACCAACTGCTTGGCTCCTTTCGTGAAGGTATTGGACGAAGAATTCGGTACGTATACACTTTATTGACTTGTACAGTACAACTCGTTATGCATCTATAgaaaatttgtcaattttaaattttttttaatccaCAGGTATCGTGAAGGGAACAATGACTACAACTCACTCGTACACCGGTGACCAGGTACATGATTTAATGTCtaaagactaaaatacccttattaaTAAGTAAGATGTTAGGTGTACTAATTGCTTTGAGAATTCTACATTTGCATTTGCAGAGGCTACTGGATGCTTCACACAGAGACTTGAGGAGAGCTCGAGCTGCGGCCTTGAACATCGTCCCAACCAGCACAGGTGCAGCCAAGGCGGTGTCGTTGGTGTTGCCGCAGCTGAAGGGCAAGCTGAACGGAATTGCGCTTCGTGTTCCGACGCCTAATGTTTCAGTGGTTGACCTTGTCATCAACGTCGCTAAAAAGGGGCTCACGGCGGAGGACGTCAATGGGGCTTTCCGGAAAGCGGCGGACGGGCCGTTGAAAGGAATCTTGGCTGTTTGCGACGAGCCGCTCGTGTCGGTAGACTTTAGGTGCTCTGATGTTTCCTCGACTATTGACTCGTCGTTGACGATGGTTATGGGCGATGATATGGTTAAGGTTGTCGCTTGGTACGACAATGAATGGGGATACAGGTATGAAAAATCAttcaaaattgtttatttttcttcaaattagggttttctggttcttaaaagatgaagaagaagaagaagaagctaatGTGCGTTGTGTTTTTGTTGATGTAGTCAACGTGTGGTAGATTTGGCACATTTAGTGGCGAGCAAATGGCCGGGGGAAGAGGCAACTGGAAGCGGAGATCCGTTGGAGGATTTTTGCAAGACGAATCCTGCAGAAGAGGAGTGCAAAGTTTACGAATTTTGATTTGCTTGAAATATCATCACTATGCAGCATCATGTATTTTGTAAATTTAACATTTGAACGACCATGAAATTtgatttcaaattttgatttcaTGGTGAAAACAAAGGGCATACTTTTTTTACATatctttataaatatttaaattatcATATTCTATTCCTGATTTCTCTTATGCTTTTTGTGCCAAAAAAACACACCCAGTTGTTCACTAAATATATTTTAGTGTAACGGACTTCATTAAATATATTTTAGTGTAACGGACTTAACAAGTGTTTCAAGAATAATGTTTTAGTTATAATACAAGTTAGGATGTGTGAGAGTGCACACTTGTATTTACTAAACATTGTTTGTATCGAACCCTAATCTACATTGTTAGTATCGAACATTGTTAGAACAGTACAAGGACTAATTTGTCATTCTTGAAAGATGCAAATTCAAGGACTAATCTGTCTTTCTGAAAGATGCAAATTGTTCTCGTTTATAAATCCGGGAAACAACGACTCCTTTGAAACACAGAAAACAGAGAAACGCTTCTTCATTTTCTTCTCAAAATTGATTCTGATTTTGTGCCTAAAATCAGAATTGTTACATCAGGAATTATCCAAGTTTGGATTTCGTGACACCCAAGGCATATAgggtcgaaatatcaaacaaggaAAGTGTTTACACGATTCCTGTTTGTTATCCAGATTTTCATATCCCTATTTCGAATTCCCCAACACCTGTAACATAAATTCTAACAATTAAATGGTAAATCATCAAAATGGTTCATACTTTATAAATCACATGGTATTAATATTACCCTAAATCACAACTCTTGTCCTATGTCCTATGCCCTAAACACATACACCTCCGCCTTGTTCCCGAGTTTTTTTGTAAATTCATTAAAGGAAAGGGAAGAAAAATTT encodes:
- the LOC111921246 gene encoding glyceraldehyde-3-phosphate dehydrogenase B, chloroplastic, with product MASNAALASTRIPTITRLPSKPSLSTSFPSQCSTKRSEVAEFSGLRSSGSVTYAKYVKDSSFFDVVSAQFTPKAAGSAIAKVETVAKLKVAINGFGRIGRNFLRCWHGRKDSPLEVVVVNDSGGVRNASHLLKYDSMLGTFKADVKVVDNETISVDGKQIKVVSSRDPLKLPWAEMGIDIVIEGTGVFVDGPGAGKHIQAGAKKVIITAPAKGADIPTYVVGVNEQDYGHDVANIVSNASCTTNCLAPFVKVLDEEFGIVKGTMTTTHSYTGDQRLLDASHRDLRRARAAALNIVPTSTGAAKAVSLVLPQLKGKLNGIALRVPTPNVSVVDLVINVAKKGLTAEDVNGAFRKAADGPLKGILAVCDEPLVSVDFRCSDVSSTIDSSLTMVMGDDMVKVVAWYDNEWGYSQRVVDLAHLVASKWPGEEATGSGDPLEDFCKTNPAEEECKVYEF